From Balneola sp. MJW-20:
GTGTCAGAGAAGCTGATGGTAAATTTCATATCATAGCAGGCCTGTATCTACCCGGATTAAGAGATGATCAGCTGGAGACAGCGATCCTTAACGCAAAAGAAGGTGGAGCAGTCGGAGTATCTCTTTTCAATGTGGGAGCCATGACGGAAGAGGATTACCAAACAGTGAAAAAGCTGTACAAAGAATTCAATTAGAAAAGGCAATTTCAATGCTGCGATTTATCCGGTGACCACGTTGCCTCAGTTTGAACAGGTTTCTAATCAAGCTTCGGAAAGAGCATTTAATTTCTCCAGGTTCTCTTGCACTCTAAGCTCCTGAATCACTTCCTGAATATCCCCTTTCATGATGCTGTCCAGGTTATACAAGGTGAGATTGATACGGTGATCAGTAAGTCTGCCCTGAGGAAAGTTATAGGTACGTATCTTAGCAGACCGGTCACCGGTTGAAACCTGACTCTTTCGTTCCGCAGCTCGCTCTTTTTGCTTTTTCTCGAGTTCGATATCATACATCTTGGAACGGAGCATGGTCATGGCTTTTTCCTTGTTCTGATGCTGTGAACGCTCTTCCTGGCACTCTACAACAATTCCGGTTGGCTCGTGTGTGATCCGGATCGCAGAATCTGTTTTATTCACATGCTGACCCCCGGCACCACTAGCCCTGAAAGTATCGATCCGAAGATCCGCTGTATTGATCTCAACATCCACTTCTTCCACTTCCGGTAATACGGCCACCGTTGCAGCGGAAGTATGTACCCTGCCCTGGCTCTCCGTCTCCGGAACTCTCTGCACGCGGTGTACACCGCTTTCAAATTTCATGCGTCCGAATACTTCATCCCCCTCCAGTTCGAATACGATCTCTTTGTATCCGCCTTTTTCAGAATGATTGATGCTCAGCA
This genomic window contains:
- the prfA gene encoding peptide chain release factor 1 — translated: MQSQLEKIKQRFEEVNAAMSDPAVFDDPDKYTALTKERSDLEELVQDYDTWKDLINRQEGNKELIEMDEDPEITEMAETENREIKEQLAKLEEEIKIKLVPKDPEDSKNAIIEIRAGAGGDEAAIFAGDLFEMYRRYADKMGWKQSLLSINHSEKGGYKEIVFELEGDEVFGRMKFESGVHRVQRVPETESQGRVHTSAATVAVLPEVEEVDVEINTADLRIDTFRASGAGGQHVNKTDSAIRITHEPTGIVVECQEERSQHQNKEKAMTMLRSKMYDIELEKKQKERAAERKSQVSTGDRSAKIRTYNFPQGRLTDHRINLTLYNLDSIMKGDIQEVIQELRVQENLEKLNALSEA